The following are encoded together in the Alteromonas gilva genome:
- the manD gene encoding D-mannonate dehydratase ManD: MKITQAYVIVCSPGRNFVTLKIVTDEGVYGIGDATLNGREKTVVSYLEDYIIPALIGKDPARIEDIWQFFYRGAYWRRGPVGMTALAAVDMALWDIKGKVAGLPLYQLLGGRSRDRIMTYTHANGSDLQSTLDAVGKAIDEGYDAVRVQSGIPGMASTYGVAKDGKKYEPADSALPSEAVWSTEKYLNFVPKLFSEVRRQYGNEVHLLHDVHHRLTPIEAARLGKELEPYHLFWMEDAVPAENQQGFELIRQHTTTPIAVGEVFNSIHDCKDLIINQSIDYIRSTLVHAGGITHMRRIADLAALYHIRTGFHGATDLSPVCMGAALHFDYWVPNFGIQEHMPHSALMESVFSFDYTFERGYFTPGESPGHGVDIDEKLAAKYPYKRAALPVNRLEDGTLWHW; this comes from the coding sequence ATGAAAATTACCCAAGCTTATGTGATTGTTTGTTCGCCGGGCCGCAACTTTGTCACCTTAAAAATTGTCACCGACGAAGGCGTTTATGGCATTGGCGACGCCACCCTGAACGGCCGTGAGAAAACCGTTGTCAGCTACCTGGAAGACTATATTATTCCGGCGTTGATTGGTAAAGATCCTGCACGCATCGAAGATATCTGGCAGTTTTTTTATCGTGGCGCCTATTGGCGCCGCGGGCCGGTGGGTATGACAGCCCTGGCCGCTGTCGATATGGCACTGTGGGATATTAAAGGTAAGGTGGCAGGTTTACCGCTTTATCAACTCCTTGGCGGACGCAGCCGCGACCGTATCATGACCTATACACATGCCAATGGCAGTGATTTGCAATCAACCCTGGATGCCGTAGGCAAAGCCATTGATGAAGGGTATGACGCGGTGCGAGTGCAGTCGGGTATTCCCGGAATGGCCAGTACCTATGGTGTCGCCAAAGATGGCAAGAAATACGAACCTGCCGATTCGGCACTGCCCTCCGAGGCGGTATGGTCAACCGAAAAATACCTGAATTTTGTGCCAAAGTTATTCAGCGAAGTGCGCCGTCAGTATGGCAATGAAGTGCACTTACTGCACGATGTACACCACCGGCTAACACCCATTGAAGCCGCCCGCTTAGGGAAGGAGCTTGAGCCCTACCATTTATTCTGGATGGAAGACGCTGTTCCGGCCGAAAATCAGCAGGGCTTTGAGTTAATTCGTCAGCATACCACGACGCCCATTGCCGTTGGCGAGGTGTTTAACTCTATTCACGATTGCAAAGACCTAATCATTAACCAGTCAATCGATTATATCCGGTCGACCCTGGTCCATGCAGGCGGCATTACCCATATGCGCCGGATTGCCGATCTCGCTGCCCTATACCATATCCGCACGGGCTTTCACGGTGCCACCGACCTGTCTCCGGTGTGTATGGGCGCAGCGTTGCATTTTGATTACTGGGTGCCTAATTTTGGTATTCAGGAGCATATGCCACACAGTGCACTTATGGAGTCGGTATTTAGCTTCGATTACACCTTCGAGCGCGGTTACTTTACGCCGGGCGAATCACCTGGTCATGGTGTGGACATTGACGAAAAACTGGCCGCTAAATACCCCTACAAACGTGCGGCTTTACCGGTAAACCGATTAGAAGACGGCACACTGTGGCACTGGTAA
- a CDS encoding TRAP transporter small permease, with product MNCLDRVERTVCILLLALIVLLVFAAAVMRTMGMPIIWSVDVAQLLFTWLCMLGANQTLKHSHHASVDIITQYLPARWQQILHGFAVIIILAVLTTLVVYGLALFNLNPQRTLGSTDIPYRYVTLALPVGAVLVALTVLQQGWRSVKQSTEANTL from the coding sequence ATGAATTGCCTGGACAGAGTTGAACGTACGGTTTGCATACTGCTGCTGGCGCTGATTGTGCTCCTGGTGTTTGCCGCGGCGGTGATGCGCACAATGGGCATGCCCATTATCTGGTCTGTGGATGTGGCGCAACTGTTGTTTACCTGGCTGTGTATGCTGGGCGCAAATCAAACCTTAAAGCACAGTCATCACGCCAGCGTCGATATTATTACTCAGTATTTACCGGCGCGCTGGCAGCAAATACTACATGGTTTTGCCGTCATTATTATATTGGCGGTACTAACCACTCTGGTTGTTTACGGTCTTGCCCTGTTTAATTTAAATCCCCAGCGCACACTTGGCAGTACTGACATACCTTACCGGTACGTCACACTGGCACTGCCGGTGGGCGCCGTGTTGGTGGCGCTGACAGTGTTGCAGCAAGGCTGGCGCTCGGTAAAACAAAGCACTGAGGCTAATACGCTATGA
- a CDS encoding TRAP transporter large permease, translated as MIMLGLFLVLLLLGVPLAFSLMFSGLAFFVLSDTLPVVVAVQRMVASSQSFPLLAVPFFILAGHIMNASGITSRLISFANLLVCWISGGLAHVTIVLSALMGGVSGSAIADAAMQARILGKPMEDSGLPRGFSAAIITVSALITACIPPSIGLILYGYMGNVSIGKLFIAGLVPGAVLTIALMLCVRWVAASKALGDTGNQSAPALGEVLRAAGKCKWALLFPVLLIVTIRWGIFTPSEAGAFAVVYAVAVGMLGYRELTVRQLWAALNESVRDIGMIMLIVLAAGIVGYVIAFQQFPQELAQGVSALTQSPVLVLFICLVLLLAIGTLMEGTITVLLLTPILVPVIQSVGIDPVHFGILLVLVVTFGGTTPPVGIAMYTVCNIMDCSIQSFIRQVWPFYLTVLMVLVVLALVPDIVLFLPNHFYATP; from the coding sequence ATGATTATGCTGGGGCTGTTTTTAGTGCTGTTACTGCTTGGTGTCCCCCTGGCATTTAGCCTGATGTTCAGCGGCCTGGCCTTTTTTGTGTTGTCAGACACATTGCCGGTTGTCGTTGCCGTGCAGCGCATGGTAGCAAGCAGCCAGAGCTTTCCGCTGTTGGCCGTGCCGTTTTTTATTCTGGCCGGCCATATCATGAATGCGTCGGGCATTACCTCAAGGTTGATCAGCTTTGCCAACTTGCTGGTGTGCTGGATTAGCGGGGGGCTGGCCCATGTGACCATTGTACTGAGTGCACTCATGGGCGGGGTGTCCGGGTCGGCTATTGCAGATGCTGCCATGCAGGCACGTATATTAGGTAAGCCCATGGAAGACTCGGGCTTGCCACGTGGCTTTAGTGCTGCAATTATTACGGTCAGTGCGCTCATTACGGCCTGTATTCCGCCGAGTATCGGACTGATCTTATACGGCTATATGGGTAATGTATCCATTGGCAAGTTGTTCATTGCAGGGTTAGTGCCCGGCGCAGTGCTGACAATTGCCTTAATGCTTTGCGTGCGCTGGGTGGCAGCAAGTAAAGCGCTTGGTGATACGGGTAATCAGTCTGCCCCGGCGTTAGGTGAGGTGTTGCGCGCCGCCGGCAAATGCAAATGGGCATTGCTGTTCCCGGTGTTATTGATTGTGACGATTCGCTGGGGGATTTTTACACCGTCAGAGGCCGGCGCATTTGCGGTAGTATATGCGGTGGCCGTGGGCATGCTGGGATATCGCGAACTCACCGTTAGGCAATTATGGGCGGCACTGAACGAAAGCGTGCGCGACATCGGCATGATTATGTTGATTGTGCTGGCTGCAGGTATTGTGGGCTATGTCATTGCCTTCCAACAATTTCCGCAGGAACTGGCGCAAGGCGTGTCGGCGCTCACACAATCGCCAGTGTTGGTGTTGTTCATATGTTTAGTATTATTGCTGGCCATAGGCACATTAATGGAAGGCACTATTACCGTGCTGCTGTTAACGCCGATTTTAGTACCGGTGATTCAAAGCGTGGGTATCGATCCGGTACATTTTGGCATTTTACTGGTACTGGTAGTCACCTTTGGCGGCACCACGCCACCGGTCGGCATCGCCATGTACACGGTGTGCAATATTATGGATTGTTCAATCCAGAGTTTTATTCGCCAGGTCTGGCCGTTTTATCTCACGGTACTTATGGTGCTTGTTGTCTTGGCGTTAGTGCCTGACATTGTGCTGTTTTTACCTAATCATTTTTACGCCACGCCATAA
- the dusA gene encoding tRNA dihydrouridine(20/20a) synthase DusA, which yields MANNIDLNLARTISVAPMLDWTDRHCRYFLRLISRHTLLYTEMVTSGAIIFGKGDYLGFNDEEHPVAVQLGGSNPDHMTQCAVKSQEYGYDEVNINVGCPSDRVKNGSFGACLMAQPQMVADCVKSMQAAVDIPVTVKCRIGIDDMDEYADFARFIDVVASAGCDTFIVHARKAWLQGLSPKENRDIPPLNYERVYALKNEHPELNISINGGITSLEQAGDHLQLVDGVMMGREVYSNPYILADVDKRFYGDDSPVLSRADIVHKMQMYIEQQDAPYFKPWHVARHMLGLFQGQPGGRVWRRYLSQHGTGKQPDPDLLMNGLAAMQEAATQAIEFQSRSVG from the coding sequence ATGGCAAACAATATCGATTTAAACCTGGCTCGTACTATCTCAGTCGCGCCCATGCTCGATTGGACAGATCGGCATTGCCGCTATTTTTTGCGGCTCATATCACGCCATACCCTGTTATATACCGAGATGGTCACCTCTGGCGCCATTATTTTTGGCAAAGGCGATTATCTGGGGTTCAATGATGAAGAGCACCCGGTCGCAGTACAATTGGGCGGCAGCAATCCGGATCATATGACTCAATGCGCGGTTAAATCGCAGGAATATGGCTACGATGAGGTGAATATAAACGTTGGTTGCCCATCAGATCGGGTCAAAAACGGCAGTTTCGGTGCCTGCCTGATGGCTCAGCCACAGATGGTGGCTGATTGCGTTAAGTCGATGCAGGCAGCGGTTGATATTCCGGTTACGGTGAAATGCCGGATTGGTATTGATGACATGGACGAGTATGCTGATTTTGCCCGCTTTATTGATGTGGTGGCATCCGCAGGGTGCGACACCTTTATTGTGCACGCCCGCAAAGCCTGGTTGCAAGGTTTAAGTCCTAAGGAAAACCGTGATATCCCGCCACTTAATTATGAGCGGGTGTATGCGCTCAAAAACGAGCATCCCGAACTGAATATATCAATTAACGGTGGCATTACGTCGCTGGAACAGGCTGGCGACCATTTGCAGTTGGTGGATGGCGTTATGATGGGGCGGGAAGTGTATTCTAACCCCTATATTCTGGCTGACGTTGATAAGCGTTTTTATGGTGATGACTCACCAGTACTGAGCCGGGCAGACATTGTGCACAAAATGCAAATGTATATAGAGCAACAGGACGCCCCCTATTTTAAACCCTGGCATGTTGCCCGACACATGTTGGGCTTGTTTCAGGGGCAGCCCGGCGGACGTGTTTGGCGGCGCTACCTGAGCCAGCATGGTACCGGTAAACAACCCGATCCAGACCTTTTAATGAATGGGTTAGCGGCGATGCAAGAAGCGGCTACCCAGGCCATCGAATTCCAAAGTCGCAGTGTTGGTTAA